The following nucleotide sequence is from Anabaena sphaerica FACHB-251.
TTACCAGTTATCAGTTGTCAGTTAGATAATACTAGATATTGGGAAAGAGTAATTTAGCAATATATTCTGCATTTCTCTTTTCTCTCCAAAGCCAATGATTATCCTGTCCTTTTTCTCGAATATGAATAATTGCTTGTTCAATTAATTGATCTAAATCATCTAAACTAGAATAGGATGCACCTATAGAAACTGGCCATGTGATTTGATGTCTAATTACGAGATAATCTGGAGCAATTATGTAACATCCACAAGAACCAGCATCACTTATCACTCCACTAGCTCGATAATAATAACGTTTTTTATCAAAATCAGTCACTAAAATATCTAATTGTTGTAATGCTTGCAGATAATCTTCGTCTTTTGTGGTATCAATAAAAGTAATATCCGAGCAATTTTCTAGATATTTGGGTTTTTGGTTCATGGGTGTACCAATAACTAATTCTAGTTGCTGGGAATGTTGAGAAACATAATATCTAAGTTTCTCTAAAATTTTATTTATGGGTTTATCTTCTCGAAGAATTCCGATAATACCAATTTTAATTTTATCATCTTGTTTTAACCTTTCTCTTGGTTGTAATTTCGGAGTAACTTCACTGATGATAGGATGGGGAATTACGATCTTAGAAGATTCGGAAAATTTAAACTTATCGCTAACATAATCATCATCCAATTCTAAAAGAACAACTTTAAATTGAGGATTTGCCTCTAGAAACTTTTGTAGATAAACAAATCCTAAATATTTGATTTTATTTTCCTGAGCAAATAATTGATTTCCATGAATACCTAAAAATACTTGTTTCCCTGTAGATACTAACATAGGTAGCAGGGCTAAAAGATGTTGGTTATAAATTTCCATGACATAAATACTATCAACATCTTTGAGGGATAAAGCTTGTAATCCCATTAAAAAATGACGATATTCACGCCGTAATTGTAAACCCACTGAATAATTAGGAATTGCTTGAGTGAATTTTTTAAACCACTCAGGTAAAGGTCTTTCTATAGTGACAAATCCGATTTTATGGTTAGATAAATGTTGATTTATTAGTAATAGTTCTCGTAGTCCTGGGTGAAATATTTGCATGAATATTAATTATCTGTATATTTTAGATTCAAATAAATTGTGCATTAAGCATTAATATGATATTACTTTTTTTTGCTGAAATTTCTTAATATAATTCCAGAATTCTTGAGCTTTTTGTCCCGGTAAGAAAATTCCCACTAGACTTTTCAGGATTGCAATTGAAGTCAACCGTCGTCTATTCCATGCGATAGACGGCTGATATTTGAGAGTTTGTCCAAGTAGCTTAAGAGCTAATAAGCTTTGTTGAGGCTTTGGATAACCTTCTAGAGATTTCAGAGTGAGATACATATATAAATTTGCTAGACTCTGGTTTTTTAGATGCTGTAAATCTTTAGGTGCTTTTTCAAAAGCTTTTTTGATAACTTTTAAGCCTGATTTCTCCATTTTATTTATATTGGTAGAGAATGAGTTAGTTGATACTCTATATAAAATTTGCGGTGCAGATACACAGACAAAAGGATACTTAGCCGCTAATCGCAGATACAGATCCCAATCTTCTGAACCCTCTATATCTTTATCAAAATCAAAGCCTCCTAAATCTCTTAAAGCTGGAGTCAAAAATAAACCATTAGATCCATTTTCTAAAAAATTAGTGAGTAATAGTTTTGCTAAGGCATCACCATTAACAGTAATATGTAAACCTGAACGTAAAAATTGACTAGATTCATCAATATAGTTAGTCCAACTATAAGCAACAGCAGCTTCGGGTTTATTTTGTAATGCCTTAAACTGAGCTTCTAGTTTATCATAAGTCCAGATATCGTCGGCATCTATAAAAGAAATATATTTTCCTGTAGCAAGTTCTAAGCCACGGTTGCGACTTACTATTTGACCAGCATTAGGATAGGAAAATAATTTTACTCTGCTATCTTTTATCTGTTTAACTACATCTAGAGTTGCATCATTTGATCCATCGTTGATAACAAGAATTTCAAAATCTGTAAATGTCTGATTGATAACAGATATAATAGTTTCTTCAATTGTCTTTTCACCATTATAAACAGGAATTACAACAGAAATCATGACTCTAATGAATCCTTTTTATACTAAACTAATTCTCTAAAAACAATCGCTAGTTTTTCTACAATAACAGTTTGGCTAAAGTGTTGTTCTACAATTTTTCTACCCTCAATTCCATATTTATCACCTAGTTCTCTATTTTGATAAAGCATGACTAAAGCATCATACCAATCAGTTTCTTGTTCTTTGACTCCTATTCCTACTTCTCCTAATGCTAAAATTTCTAAATTCATACCTACACTAGAAACAATTACAGGTATTCCACAAGCCATGTATTGAAGCATTTTAAAGCTACATTTTCCCTTACTAAATTCAGAATTTTCTAAAGGCATTAACCCAACATCCATTTGCTGGATAGCTTCCACTTCAACTTCTGGAGACCAAGGAATATATTTGACTCGATCACTTGGTAAATTATTCAGTAATGGAATTTGTCCAGCTATAATCAGTAACTCTGAGTCAACAAAATCAAGCATAAAACGTTTTATCCACATTTCTGCACTTAGCAAATCACGAATATCACTTCCTATCCAACCAATAGTAAATGGTTTTAATTTCTTAGATAATAGATTTTTGGGATGATAACGTTGTGTATCAACAGCAGTTGGAATAACTTTTATATTAGAATTACACTGTTCAAACCATTGTGCTAAATAATTGTTACCGGCAATAACTATATCTGCTTGTTTAGCAATCATCATAATAGATTTAGCTGTCCTAATTCCTATGCTACTATCTGATGAATATCTAGAATGATTAATTAGCCAGATTGCATCATCTACATCAAATACTAAAGGATGCTTTAATAAAGGTTCAAAAGTAAAATGATGAGGTAACAATCCCCTTAATAACCACGTGATATCACTCTGATAGCTTCCTATAATTCCAGGAATTCGATTAGCTAATTTAGCCCCCTGCCAAAAATATCTAACAGGTTTTTCATAATTAGATGGAAGAGACTTAGGTGTCCAAGATGGTGTTAGTTCATAGCCACTAATTAGTGAATAATAATCTGTGACATAAACTCCCAATTGCCTAAGAAGCTCGATGTGTTGACGGACTCGAAACCTAGAGGAAGATTGTGTTTGATTATCGGTTAGGGCGGCTACTTTAATCATAATAAATCTCAATGACATATAATCAATAAAATGACTAATTAACTCTCTTTGCCCAAACGGTCATTCTTCCTGTTTGACCACATAAGCTCAATGTGAAGGATAATGGGTAAATCAATCGAGAAATTCGATGCTTTAAATACTTGTATTTGTTAGTAGTGCTATAATCAATGAGTTTTGAGCTTAACTGTGGATTTATGTTAATATCTTTTAACAGGTAACTAAGACTCGCAATTATATTATCTAGCAATCGATGATGGAGTACCTTCTCCATTTTCCAACCACTATGTTCTAGAACTTGACTGAGTGTATTGGGATTATAATGATAAAGATGAGTGGGAATTTGTAAAGCGTACCAAGCGTCTTTGAAAATTTTAAATTCTAAGGAGCCAATATTAGGAACTGATACAGCTAACCATCCTCCCGGTTTAACCCAACTCTGAAGTTTTGTCAAACCGAGGATGGGATCATGAAGATGTTCTAAAACCATCCAAGCAACTACAAGGTCATATTTTTGCTCAGGTTTAGGTGCTATTTCTAGTGAACCAATATGGACTTTATACCCCAAAGAACGGGCTGTTTGGGCGGCTTTTTCAGAAAATTCTATTCCTTCTACCTCCCAGCCTTGATTAGCCATTTTATGGAGGAAATCACCAGAAGCACATCCCACTTCTAACATTCGTCCAGGTGGGAGACTCGGTAATCTTCTTTCATTAAATTCAAAAATTCGTTGAGTAATTTTTTGACTTAATGGGAGATTTTGTTTTTCATTTTTAGATACTTTAGTGAACTGATATGGTCCATAATCATCAGGATAATAATAGCCAATTGTTTCTGGTGTTGGACGGGGGTTTGTTCGCATCAAGCTACAACTGCGGCATCTAACTACTGTAAATTTACCAGGAAGATTATGTAAGCGATCACGTCCCGTTAAAATTACTTCATCATCAAATTTAGAACATATGGGACAAGGTTTACTCTCTAATTGGACTTGTGTGGGTAACATTTGGGGATACTCCTAATTAATTATTTTTTAACAAAAAAACAATTTAAGCATTATTATTTTTTCCATTGATAAAAAGGGCTGAGAGATATAGTTAAAAGAAGTTCCATTTCTCCAATTGCAACAACATCTGTTTTTAAGTAATTCTTGTTTCTAATATAAAAAGTAATCGCTTTCCTGAAATCATTAATCATGTATATAATACTCATAATAGGTCGTTGCCAAGGTTGATAATTCAACATTCTATAATAATATCGACATAGCCCATTTTGACGGAAAAATTTTATTAAATACTCCTTCTCAAAACGTGATTTAGGAATCAAATGATCTAATTCCATCTCCGCATTGAACCATAGTTGCCAACCTTTTTGCCAAATATAATTTAGCATCTCTAAATCTTCATTTGTTTGCGGCAGTAAGGGTTGTTCAGGAACGCTTTCTAGCCAAGCTTCTTTGCGAATGACTATTCCTGCTCCTGGAGGAAACATTCTTTTCTTAGTTGATGGATATTTTTCGTTATAAGAATACGTTTTATTTCCTTCTAAAATTGCAAAAAAGCGAGCAATTCTTTCAAATCCTGGAGGTGGTTCGACTTCAAATTTTCCATGAATTTGTCCCCCATAAGCACCAGCATTTGCATGAGCTTGACCAAATTTATAAGCCTCTGCTACCCAGTTAGGATAGGGTAAATTATCATCATCCAGAAATCCGATTAAATCACTTTTCGCTTCTCGGATAGCACATCTCCGAGCAAAAGCCAGTCCCTGTTCAGCTTCAAAGCAATATTTCAGAGGATAGGTTTCACCCCAATTAGATATATACTTCTGTACTACCTCGGCAGTGTTATCAGTGCTATTGTTGTCAATAATCAAAATTTCCCAAGCAAGTTCTTCTGTCCCAGATTGCGATCGCAATTTTTCTAAGACATCTAATATGCGTTTTTCTCCGTTGTAGGTACAGATAGCTACTGTAAAATTAACCATAAGCCCTTTTTACTATCAACTTTATGAGTCAATCTTGTCTGAATGCGATCGCAAATGCCTTGATTTTAACAGAAAACTCAGTCAAATGCGTAATTACTCTTACTTATATCGCAAAAAGTGTTATTTGGCAAACAAGATATCTTTAATTTTCCCGTTGGGTGCAGTTCCTAAGAAAGTAGCGCAACGCTGAAAATTATCATTATGACAACGCATAATACAGAAGATAGAAGATAGAAGGCAGGAGGGTAAAGGTTTTTGGACAGCTTTACTTTTTGTGGTAATTTTAGGAGGATATAAAATCAACATCTTTAAAATACGAATATGCTCAGAATTAAAAATTTAAACAAGTCCTACAAAAGCCGAAAAGTTCTCCAAAATTTGACATTCAGTATTCAGCCAGGAGAAGTTTATGGTTTATTAGGTGCAAATGGAGCCGGGAAAACAACAACAATCAATATTATTTGTAATTTACTTAATCCGGACAGTGGTTATATTACAATCAATCATCAACCTATTTCGGAAGTAACAAAAAAAATAATTGGTATCGCTCCTCAAGAAAACCTCTTATATAAAACTCTTTCTTGTGCAGAAAATCTCAAATTCTTTGCTGAAATTTACGGTTTAGGTCGAGAAACACAAAAACAACAAATCGAAGCAACTCTTAAGGCTGTTAACTTATTAGATAGAGCTAAAAGTCCCGTAGAAACTCTAAGCGGTGGGATGCAAAGACGACTAAATATTGCTGTTGCGTTAGTACATCAGCCGCAGTTAGTAATTCTTGATGAACCGACTACAGGGTTAGATATTGAAGCAAGATATGAGATTTGGGAATTAATTCATCAACTCAAAAATCAGGGAATGACAATTTTATTAACAACACATTTATTAGATGAGGCTGAAAAACTCTGTAACCGAATTGGCATTTTGAAAAATGGTACAATTTTAGCTGAGGGGAGTTTATCTGAGTTAAAAACTTTAATTCCCGGTCAGGAAGTGTTAGTATTACAAACTACACAAGAAGAACAAGCGATCGCCCTAGCTGAAGAATATGGTTTCACAACTCGGCGTTATGGTAGCGATTTAGCTTTTTTACTACCAGAACCGCTAGAATTAAAAGAAATCCTGGACAGATTTGATAGCATACCCATTGATTCTATCTCTCGTCAACCTGTACGTTTAGAGCATATTTATTTAGAAATCACCCAAAGTGACAGGTGACAGGTGACAGGTGACAGGTGACAGGGAAGAGGGTAAAAAGCAAGATAAAAAAGTTCTTAATTTTGAATTGTTCTATTCCCTATGTTTGAATTTTGAATTGCTTATTATGGATATTCTCGAAATACTCAAAGCCGACTATCAAAGATTTCCCGTGGATCAAACATACAGCATTTATGCACCAGATGTTTATTTTCAAGATGCTGTTTTTAAATTCCGTGGTTTGGAACTTTATAAATGGATGATTAAATTTATCCAGACTTTATTCTTAAATTTAAAAATGGATTTGCATAACATCCAACGTCAAGAAGACATCATTAAAAGCGAGTGGACACTTAGCTGGAACTCCCCCCTACCCTGGAAACCACGGATATCTATCTCAG
It contains:
- a CDS encoding ABC transporter ATP-binding protein, which codes for MLRIKNLNKSYKSRKVLQNLTFSIQPGEVYGLLGANGAGKTTTINIICNLLNPDSGYITINHQPISEVTKKIIGIAPQENLLYKTLSCAENLKFFAEIYGLGRETQKQQIEATLKAVNLLDRAKSPVETLSGGMQRRLNIAVALVHQPQLVILDEPTTGLDIEARYEIWELIHQLKNQGMTILLTTHLLDEAEKLCNRIGILKNGTILAEGSLSELKTLIPGQEVLVLQTTQEEQAIALAEEYGFTTRRYGSDLAFLLPEPLELKEILDRFDSIPIDSISRQPVRLEHIYLEITQSDR
- a CDS encoding glycosyltransferase family 4 protein; this translates as MSLRFIMIKVAALTDNQTQSSSRFRVRQHIELLRQLGVYVTDYYSLISGYELTPSWTPKSLPSNYEKPVRYFWQGAKLANRIPGIIGSYQSDITWLLRGLLPHHFTFEPLLKHPLVFDVDDAIWLINHSRYSSDSSIGIRTAKSIMMIAKQADIVIAGNNYLAQWFEQCNSNIKVIPTAVDTQRYHPKNLLSKKLKPFTIGWIGSDIRDLLSAEMWIKRFMLDFVDSELLIIAGQIPLLNNLPSDRVKYIPWSPEVEVEAIQQMDVGLMPLENSEFSKGKCSFKMLQYMACGIPVIVSSVGMNLEILALGEVGIGVKEQETDWYDALVMLYQNRELGDKYGIEGRKIVEQHFSQTVIVEKLAIVFRELV
- a CDS encoding glycosyltransferase family 1 protein, with translation MQIFHPGLRELLLINQHLSNHKIGFVTIERPLPEWFKKFTQAIPNYSVGLQLRREYRHFLMGLQALSLKDVDSIYVMEIYNQHLLALLPMLVSTGKQVFLGIHGNQLFAQENKIKYLGFVYLQKFLEANPQFKVVLLELDDDYVSDKFKFSESSKIVIPHPIISEVTPKLQPRERLKQDDKIKIGIIGILREDKPINKILEKLRYYVSQHSQQLELVIGTPMNQKPKYLENCSDITFIDTTKDEDYLQALQQLDILVTDFDKKRYYYRASGVISDAGSCGCYIIAPDYLVIRHQITWPVSIGASYSSLDDLDQLIEQAIIHIREKGQDNHWLWREKRNAEYIAKLLFPNI
- a CDS encoding DUF2358 domain-containing protein, whose amino-acid sequence is MDILEILKADYQRFPVDQTYSIYAPDVYFQDAVFKFRGLELYKWMIKFIQTLFLNLKMDLHNIQRQEDIIKSEWTLSWNSPLPWKPRISISGWSELRLNTEGLIISHIDYWHCSRLNVLKQHLFSVNKG
- a CDS encoding glycosyltransferase; protein product: MISVVIPVYNGEKTIEETIISVINQTFTDFEILVINDGSNDATLDVVKQIKDSRVKLFSYPNAGQIVSRNRGLELATGKYISFIDADDIWTYDKLEAQFKALQNKPEAAVAYSWTNYIDESSQFLRSGLHITVNGDALAKLLLTNFLENGSNGLFLTPALRDLGGFDFDKDIEGSEDWDLYLRLAAKYPFVCVSAPQILYRVSTNSFSTNINKMEKSGLKVIKKAFEKAPKDLQHLKNQSLANLYMYLTLKSLEGYPKPQQSLLALKLLGQTLKYQPSIAWNRRRLTSIAILKSLVGIFLPGQKAQEFWNYIKKFQQKKVISY
- a CDS encoding class I SAM-dependent methyltransferase, with translation MLPTQVQLESKPCPICSKFDDEVILTGRDRLHNLPGKFTVVRCRSCSLMRTNPRPTPETIGYYYPDDYGPYQFTKVSKNEKQNLPLSQKITQRIFEFNERRLPSLPPGRMLEVGCASGDFLHKMANQGWEVEGIEFSEKAAQTARSLGYKVHIGSLEIAPKPEQKYDLVVAWMVLEHLHDPILGLTKLQSWVKPGGWLAVSVPNIGSLEFKIFKDAWYALQIPTHLYHYNPNTLSQVLEHSGWKMEKVLHHRLLDNIIASLSYLLKDININPQLSSKLIDYSTTNKYKYLKHRISRLIYPLSFTLSLCGQTGRMTVWAKRVN
- the hpsE gene encoding hormogonium polysaccharide biosynthesis glycosyltransferase HpsE is translated as MVNFTVAICTYNGEKRILDVLEKLRSQSGTEELAWEILIIDNNSTDNTAEVVQKYISNWGETYPLKYCFEAEQGLAFARRCAIREAKSDLIGFLDDDNLPYPNWVAEAYKFGQAHANAGAYGGQIHGKFEVEPPPGFERIARFFAILEGNKTYSYNEKYPSTKKRMFPPGAGIVIRKEAWLESVPEQPLLPQTNEDLEMLNYIWQKGWQLWFNAEMELDHLIPKSRFEKEYLIKFFRQNGLCRYYYRMLNYQPWQRPIMSIIYMINDFRKAITFYIRNKNYLKTDVVAIGEMELLLTISLSPFYQWKK